The genomic DNA GGATCGGATGCATCTCCGCCATGTTCGAGCCCCACAGGACGAACACGTCGGCGTTCTCGATATCGTCATAACAGCCCATCGGCTCGTCGGCGCCGAAGGTCCGCATGAACCCCACCGCCGCCGACGCCATGCAGTGGCGCGCGTTCGGGTCCAGGTTGTTGGAGCGGAACCCCGCCTTCATCAGCTTGAGCGCGGCATAGCCTTCCCACACCGTCCACTGGCCCGAGCCGAACATGCCGACGCCCTCCGGCCCCTTGTCCTTGAGCACGCGCTTGAACTGCTCGGCCATCACGTCGAAGGCCTGGTCCCACGACACCGGCGCGAACTCGCCATCCTTGGCGTACTTGCCGTCCTTCATGCGCAGCAGCGGCTGCGTCAGCCGGTCGTTGCCGTACATGATCTTGGACAGGAAATAGCCCTTGACGCAGTTCAGCCCCTTGTTGACCTCGGCATTGAAGTCGCCATGCGTGGCCACCACCTGGTTGTCCTTGACCGCGACGTTCACGCCGCAACCGGTCCCGCAGAACCTACAGGGCGCCTTGGACCACTTGAGCTTGGCCGCCTCCGACTCGGTCACGATGTTCTGCGTGTAGCCCACCACCGGAATCCCCGCCACCGTGGCGGCCGCGGCGGCGGCGGACTGCTTGATGAAATCCCTACGGGCCATTGCCATCGTCGATCTCCTCGTTCATCGCGGCCAGCGTGTCGGCGTGCTGGTACACCAGCGCCGACGCCAGCACGCCATCCAGTCGCTGGATCTGCGAGATCCGCGCCATCATGTCGTCAGTGGAGGGGGCTTCCAGCGTCACCACCAGCTTGCCCGTCTCGGACGCGCCATGGATCTCGGCGCCCGCGATCGCGAGCACCGCAAGGCGCACCTCGTCCAGCCGCCGCGGCGTGGCATGCACGACCAGGCTGGCGATATGCAATTCGGGGGAAGCCGGCGCGGCGGCCGGGGAAGGATGCGCGGACATGGGGTCGGTTCCGTCGGTACGCATCAGCTGCCCGGCGGACCGGCAAACAACTGATAGAACCAAACCATGAAACCGTAGCCCGCGACGATGATCACCGTAAGAACGGGGGCCATGACCGCCGTCAGGAACAGAAAACTTCGCAGTTCCTGCGGCTTAGTGTAGCCATCAGACTCGTTTGACACACACCACCTCACCAGACAGTCGGGGTATTGCGTTTAACGTGCGGATGTCGAAGTTTTTAGCAGATGCGTTTCAGACGCGTCAATGTTGCACCACAGCGCAATAATTCGCGGTGGCATTATGTGCTGATATATATAACGAGAGGAACAGCGCACTCCCCACTCATCCCCACTCAATAAGCGACTGAACGCGAACCCAGCCCCCGGGACCCGCGACCGCGAACGGATCGCGTATGTCCATGCAGGCCGCGCAGGGCGGCCCAAGCAAGATGTCCATGGCCAGCAATCAAATACAGGCCGTATCAATCAACCGCTAACCAATCGCCCCATAGATCCGCCGCGCCTCGGCGGCATCCGCCACCGGCCGCCCCAAAGCAATCGCCCCTTCCACCGCCTGCCGCACCAACTCGCCATTTCCCGAAGCCACCGAACCATCCCGCAGCTTCAGATTATTCTCGAACCCCACTCGCATATGCCCCCCGAACGCCGCTGCCGTCGTCACGCAGGCATTCTCCTGCGCCCCGAACGCGCACACCGCCCACGGCAGCGAATGATCGTAGGCCGCCAGGAACGGCAGCAGGTCATAGGCCGACGACGTCTGTCCCACGCTGTAGCGCCCCAGCACGAACAGCACCGACCACGCGCCCGGCGGCACCAGCCCCCGCGCGCGCAGCGACAGCCAGCGCCGCACATCGCCCTCGTCGTACAGAATGATCTGCGTCATGATGCGCCGCTCTGCCACCCAGGCCAGGAACGCCGCCAGCTCGTCTTCCGGAATCTCCGGCACGGCGATCTCGCGCAGGCCGATCGACACCGCTTCCGGCTGCAGCTCGCGCACCAGGGCCATCTGCTCGGCCGCCTTGTACACGCCGGCCGCCTCGCTCGTCACCTGCACCAGCAGCTCGTCGCCGACCGCGCGGCGCACCGCCGCCAGCGCATCGCGGTAGGCCTGCGCGTCCAGCAGATGGCTGCCGTCCGGCTTGCGCACGTGCATGTGCATCATTGCCGCGCCCGCGTCCAGGCAGGCGCGGGCTTCCTGGGCCAGGGCCTCGGCCGTCAGCGGCACCGCCGGATGGTCGGCGGCCTTCTTGTAGGCGCCGTTGGGCGCCACCGTCACGATGACGGGCGACTCGGCCAGGGCGGGGCGGGGGAACTGGACGGCGCTCACGGCTGGATCTCCGGCAGTTCCGGCGCGATCAGGTCCAGGCCCGCGCGCAGCAGCCGGTCATAGCGCGCGCGCTCGGCGGCGATGGTCTCCGGCGTCCAGGCATAGAAACCTTCGCCCGCCTTCATGCCGTGGCGGCCGTCGGCGGCGCGCTCGGTCAGGCAGCGCGCCGGATGGTCGTCATTGCAGAACGTCGGGTACATGGTCGCGCCCGCCGCCGCGTGCACGTCGATGCCGGCGTGGTCGCGCTGCATCACCGGCCCGGCCGCCAGGAAGCGGAAACCGAAACCGAAGCGCACCGCCGCGTCCACGTCCTCGGGCGAGGCGATGCCGCGGTCGATCAGGTTGAAGGCCTCGCGCGACAGCGCGTGCTGCAGGCGGTTGGCCAGGAAACCCGGCAGGTCCTGCCGCACCTTCACCGGCACGCTGCCGCAGCGGCGCATGAAGGCGATCAGCGCGTCGGCGCGGGCCTCGTCGCTGGTCTCGGCCATCACCACCTCGACCAGCGGCACCAGGTGCGCCGGCATGAAGAAGTGCAGGCCCAGCATGCGCTCGCGCGTGGCCAGCCCCTGGCCGATGGCGCTGATCGGGAAACTGGAACTGTTGCTCGCCAGGATGGCGTCGGGCCGCGCGCGGCGCACCAGCTCGGCGAACAGCGCCTGCTTGATGTCCAGCCGTTCCGGCACGCACTCGATCACCAGATCGACGCTGGCCCAGTCCACCTGGTCCAGGCTGGCGGCCGTGGCCAGTTGCGCCACCTGGGCCTCGCGGCCGATGGTCTTGAGATTGTCGGCCACCCGCGCCGGCAATGCGGCCGCGCGCGCCGCGTCCGGCTCGATCACCGTCGTGCGGCAGGCGGCGCGCGTCAGCACCACCGCCACGTCGGCGCCCATGGTGCCGCCGCCCACCACCACCGCATGCGCCGCGCCCGGATTGGGCAGGGCCTTCGCGTCCGTCTGCATGGTTTGCTCCTTGTTCTGAACCCGCTGTTGCATCTCTCGTCTGTGCCCGCGCTTGTGTCGGCGCGCATGACTGTATTGGGCGCCGAGTGTAGAGAAGCTTGTTTGATTGATGAATCAGATTTTTTGGATAGAATGATCGACAATTCGGATCAATGAGCCAGGCGCAGGACGGCATGCAAATCAATCTTTCGATGCGCGACATCGACACCACCCTGGTGCTGGGCCGCACCCTCAACTTCCGCCAGGCGGCGGCGCAGTTGCACCTGTCGCAGTCGGCCCTGTCCACGCAGATCCAGCGCATCGAGGAGGCGCTGGGCGTGCGGCTGTTCGACCGCACCACCCGCACCGTGCGGCTGACGGCGGCGGGCGAGGTCTTCATGCAGCAGGCCGCCGCCCTGCAGGTAGCCTTCCGCGACGCCATTGCCGCGGTCAGCGGCATCGCCAGCGCCGAGCACGGCCAGGTGTCGGTGGCGGCGCTGCCGTCGCTGGCCGCGCGCCTGTTGCCGCGGGTGTTGATGGCCTACCGCCAGGCGCATCCGCAGGTGGCGCTGAAGGTGCGCGACACGCTGTCGGGGCCGGCCTTCGACCTGGTGCGCGCCGGCGACGTGGACTTCGCGCTGACCGCCGCCGATCCGCAGCACGCCGACCTGCATTACCAGCCGCTGATGTCCGACAGCTTCCTGCTGCTGATCCCCGAGGCGCATCCGCTGGCGCGATCCAGGGGGCCGCTGCGCTGGGCCGACACGGCCGGCGCGGCGCACGTGTCGATGGTGCATCCGAGCAGCGTGCGCCAGTACACCGAATGGGCCTTCCTGCAGAATCGCATCCGCTTCACGCCGGCCTTCGAGGCCGAACACCTGACCACCATCGTGGCGATGGTGGAGTGCGGTTTCGGGGTGGCGGCATTACCGGAAATCGCGGCCGGCGCGGTGGCGCAGAACGGCATCGTGCAGCGGCCGCTGATCGGCCCGGTGGCCGAA from Achromobacter xylosoxidans includes the following:
- a CDS encoding chaperone NapD, which produces MSAHPSPAAAPASPELHIASLVVHATPRRLDEVRLAVLAIAGAEIHGASETGKLVVTLEAPSTDDMMARISQIQRLDGVLASALVYQHADTLAAMNEEIDDGNGP
- the napE gene encoding periplasmic nitrate reductase, NapE protein translates to MSNESDGYTKPQELRSFLFLTAVMAPVLTVIIVAGYGFMVWFYQLFAGPPGS
- a CDS encoding 3-keto-5-aminohexanoate cleavage protein, with the translated sequence MSAVQFPRPALAESPVIVTVAPNGAYKKAADHPAVPLTAEALAQEARACLDAGAAMMHMHVRKPDGSHLLDAQAYRDALAAVRRAVGDELLVQVTSEAAGVYKAAEQMALVRELQPEAVSIGLREIAVPEIPEDELAAFLAWVAERRIMTQIILYDEGDVRRWLSLRARGLVPPGAWSVLFVLGRYSVGQTSSAYDLLPFLAAYDHSLPWAVCAFGAQENACVTTAAAFGGHMRVGFENNLKLRDGSVASGNGELVRQAVEGAIALGRPVADAAEARRIYGAIG
- a CDS encoding 3-hydroxyacyl-CoA dehydrogenase family protein gives rise to the protein MQTDAKALPNPGAAHAVVVGGGTMGADVAVVLTRAACRTTVIEPDAARAAALPARVADNLKTIGREAQVAQLATAASLDQVDWASVDLVIECVPERLDIKQALFAELVRRARPDAILASNSSSFPISAIGQGLATRERMLGLHFFMPAHLVPLVEVVMAETSDEARADALIAFMRRCGSVPVKVRQDLPGFLANRLQHALSREAFNLIDRGIASPEDVDAAVRFGFGFRFLAAGPVMQRDHAGIDVHAAAGATMYPTFCNDDHPARCLTERAADGRHGMKAGEGFYAWTPETIAAERARYDRLLRAGLDLIAPELPEIQP
- a CDS encoding LysR family transcriptional regulator, with protein sequence MQINLSMRDIDTTLVLGRTLNFRQAAAQLHLSQSALSTQIQRIEEALGVRLFDRTTRTVRLTAAGEVFMQQAAALQVAFRDAIAAVSGIASAEHGQVSVAALPSLAARLLPRVLMAYRQAHPQVALKVRDTLSGPAFDLVRAGDVDFALTAADPQHADLHYQPLMSDSFLLLIPEAHPLARSRGPLRWADTAGAAHVSMVHPSSVRQYTEWAFLQNRIRFTPAFEAEHLTTIVAMVECGFGVAALPEIAAGAVAQNGIVQRPLIGPVAERSIGLVTARNRSLPPAAAALVAMLRQYLAEEAR